A part of Acidobacteriota bacterium genomic DNA contains:
- the pstA gene encoding phosphate ABC transporter permease PstA, translating to MMSVFCLVAVLVALAPLAMILFFVVSQGVGAIDVAFFTETPQPVGEPGGGMANAIVGTLILCGLGALLAIPVGVLSAVYIVESGGSRVASAARFAADTLNGVPSIVIGIFVYAIAVLPAKPWPFEDMKFSALAGGLALGVMMIPIITRTTEELLRLVPAALREGALALGASRARTVFTVVLPAALPGILTGILLALARIAGETAPLLFTSFNNRFWSTDVTQPIGSLTVQVYTYAISPYDDWHRQAWAGALVLVGLVLCCSVFARAATRRLERMHVGR from the coding sequence ATGATGTCCGTCTTCTGCCTCGTGGCCGTGCTCGTCGCGCTGGCGCCGCTCGCGATGATTCTGTTCTTCGTCGTGAGCCAGGGCGTGGGCGCGATCGACGTCGCATTCTTCACCGAGACGCCCCAGCCAGTCGGCGAACCGGGCGGCGGCATGGCGAATGCAATCGTCGGCACGCTCATTCTGTGCGGGCTCGGCGCGCTCTTGGCGATTCCGGTCGGCGTGCTGAGCGCGGTCTACATCGTCGAGTCGGGCGGATCGCGCGTGGCGTCGGCGGCACGCTTCGCGGCCGATACGCTCAACGGCGTGCCGTCGATCGTGATCGGCATCTTCGTGTACGCGATCGCGGTGCTGCCGGCCAAGCCCTGGCCGTTCGAGGACATGAAGTTCTCCGCGCTCGCCGGCGGCCTCGCGCTCGGCGTGATGATGATCCCGATCATCACGCGCACGACGGAAGAGCTCCTCCGCCTGGTGCCCGCGGCGCTGCGGGAAGGCGCGCTGGCGCTCGGCGCCTCACGGGCGCGCACGGTGTTCACCGTCGTGCTGCCCGCCGCTCTGCCAGGCATTCTGACCGGCATTCTCCTGGCGCTCGCGCGCATCGCGGGCGAGACGGCGCCGCTCCTGTTCACGTCGTTCAACAACCGGTTCTGGTCGACCGACGTCACCCAGCCGATTGGCTCGCTCACCGTGCAGGTCTACACGTACGCCATCTCGCCGTACGACGACTGGCATCGGCAGGCCTGGGCCGGCGCGCTCGTGCTCGTCGGGCTCGTGCTGTGCTGCTCGGTCTTCGCCCGCGCCGCGACGCGCCGCCTCGAACGCATGCACGTGGGGCGATAG
- a CDS encoding BrxA/BrxB family bacilliredoxin — translation MPYPEYLIAPMRHELTQLGFQECRTAADVDNVVKQPGVVMMVVNSVCGCAAGKARPGIAMALQHQPRPDHVATVFAGADMEATDRARGYFTGFAPSSPSIALLKDGKLVYMVERRDIEMRSADAIADLLTLAFDEHCGAPAGAR, via the coding sequence ATGCCGTATCCGGAGTATCTGATTGCGCCCATGCGTCACGAACTGACCCAGCTCGGGTTCCAGGAGTGTCGGACCGCAGCCGACGTGGACAACGTCGTCAAACAGCCGGGCGTCGTCATGATGGTCGTCAACTCGGTGTGCGGGTGCGCGGCCGGCAAGGCGCGGCCGGGCATCGCGATGGCGCTGCAGCATCAGCCTCGGCCGGATCACGTCGCGACCGTGTTCGCCGGCGCCGACATGGAGGCCACGGATCGGGCGCGCGGCTACTTCACCGGGTTCGCGCCGTCGTCGCCATCGATCGCGCTGCTGAAGGACGGCAAGCTCGTCTACATGGTCGAGCGGCGGGACATCGAGATGCGATCGGCCGACGCGATCGCCGACCTGCTCACGCTCGCGTTCGACGAACACTGCGGCGCGCCGGCCGGCGCCCGCTGA
- a CDS encoding adenylosuccinate synthase, with protein sequence MNLCVLGAQWGDEGKGKIVDLLTPHFAIVARYQGGHNAGHTVYVGRRKFVLHLIPSGILHSSVTCVIGNGVVVDPVALFKELDELTGMGIEWRDRLLVSDKAHLILPYHRDIELLAEARRGERKIGTTSRGIGPAYEDKVARRGVRVGDLRDQSAGGPLASAIRENVEARNRLVGGVALRWEDVFAMLCETVWPRLRPLVADTSLYLHRAMLDGRRMMFEGAQGTLLDIDHGTYPFVTSSNAVAGGVCTGLGIGPRAVGTVLGVAKAYTTRVGGGPLPTELSDAVGERLRETGQEYGASTGRPRRCGWFDAVAVRYAARVNGLSALALTKLDVLDEFEELKVCTAYQCAGQIVTEMPGDSAQLAACTPVYETMPGWRASTRGITKFSDLPAEARDYVRRLEEISEVPAAIISTGSERSETILREGSIAAEWSVKEGVPEDTVGFGLGSGDGTE encoded by the coding sequence ATGAACCTGTGTGTACTCGGCGCCCAGTGGGGCGATGAAGGCAAGGGCAAGATCGTCGACCTGCTCACGCCGCACTTCGCGATCGTCGCGCGCTATCAAGGAGGGCACAACGCCGGCCATACCGTCTACGTCGGCCGCCGGAAGTTCGTGCTCCACCTGATCCCGTCCGGCATCCTCCATTCGTCCGTGACCTGCGTCATCGGCAACGGGGTCGTCGTCGATCCCGTCGCCTTGTTCAAGGAGCTCGACGAGCTGACCGGCATGGGCATCGAGTGGCGCGACCGGCTGCTCGTCAGCGACAAGGCCCACCTGATCCTGCCGTATCACCGCGACATCGAACTGCTCGCCGAGGCGCGGCGGGGTGAGCGGAAGATCGGCACGACGTCGCGAGGCATCGGCCCGGCCTACGAAGACAAGGTCGCGCGGCGCGGCGTGCGCGTCGGCGATCTCCGCGACCAGAGCGCCGGAGGCCCGCTCGCCAGCGCCATCCGCGAGAACGTGGAGGCGCGCAACCGGCTCGTCGGCGGCGTGGCGCTGCGCTGGGAGGACGTGTTCGCGATGTTGTGCGAGACGGTCTGGCCCCGGCTGCGGCCGCTCGTCGCCGATACGTCGCTGTATCTGCACCGAGCGATGCTCGATGGCCGTCGCATGATGTTCGAGGGCGCGCAGGGCACGCTCCTCGACATCGATCACGGGACCTACCCGTTCGTCACCTCGTCGAACGCCGTGGCCGGCGGCGTCTGCACGGGCCTGGGGATCGGTCCGCGCGCGGTCGGCACCGTGCTCGGCGTCGCCAAGGCCTACACGACGCGCGTCGGCGGCGGGCCGTTGCCCACCGAGCTTTCCGACGCCGTCGGAGAACGGCTCCGCGAAACCGGTCAGGAGTACGGCGCCTCGACCGGGCGGCCGCGGCGCTGCGGCTGGTTCGACGCCGTGGCCGTCCGCTACGCGGCGCGCGTCAACGGCCTCAGCGCGCTGGCCCTCACGAAGCTCGACGTGCTCGACGAGTTCGAGGAGCTGAAGGTCTGCACGGCCTACCAATGCGCCGGGCAGATCGTCACCGAGATGCCCGGCGATTCCGCGCAGCTCGCCGCCTGCACGCCCGTCTACGAGACCATGCCGGGCTGGCGTGCGAGCACGCGCGGGATCACCAAGTTCTCCGATCTGCCGGCCGAAGCGCGCGACTACGTCCGCAGGCTCGAGGAGATCAGCGAGGTGCCGGCGGCCATCATCTCGACCGGCTCGGAACGCTCCGAGACGATTCTCCGGGAGGGCTCGATCGCCGCAGAGTGGTCGGTCAAAGAAGGCGTGCCCGAGGACACGGTCGGGTTCGGGTTGGGAAGCGGAGACGGGACGGAGTAG